One segment of Haliotis asinina isolate JCU_RB_2024 chromosome 12, JCU_Hal_asi_v2, whole genome shotgun sequence DNA contains the following:
- the LOC137258865 gene encoding uncharacterized protein — MGTRDRHTPLDSQEEEVDLNAVTKESTDEVFCNDETEETPHKIYLLYDPKTPQAIIKRLPVEAMVKNVGCDVTLGRHETSDVLLYDKHMARWFAGVTCRTNTANQTRFVLRNTCNGTKLKRITYKDATGRIVSVLPNQEVELVDQGRFTLEHVEFTVAIDLGDMNSQTFLLEVKPLNGGPSEAVNTGRHVNGIGSVPGAFGEVANLERHQFGSPVTGQRSVPFPPDQVAPKMVYSQQLGSCQGHVAGVGDRMGVVHAGGAGVGHPVGAGVDNPVDARVGHPVGAGVGHGVGAGIGHGAGACIGYVNSADADNRKLAGVTSSIHPNVPKYYNAPTVQDQCRYSNFPGLPAIPQTGHVYSPIGMTHMVNYSTNTLPHDQLLERGGGGQQSPSLASAPCQHHGQTGQRNSGMSMKDLANVLTNTHVANQAVQSPMTTIVTTPSTQDESPVLYPSPVYDGFRFPQAQTTHTNQMNHMNPNTDLRNLPRGPPLGLLHRTGPSSGRSVNLHSISQANGQSVNLHSISLASGQSANLHSISPASGQSVNLHPVDIATNVVTTHAVAEVGETQAGCNGVNKTSQRQPKEHEDKSK, encoded by the exons ATGGGTACGAGGGATCGCCACACCCCCTTAG ACTCACAGGAAGAGGAGGTTGATCTTAACGCTGTTACGAAGGAATCAACCGATGAAGTGTTTTGTAACGACGAGACAGAGGAGACCCCTCACAAGATATACCTACTGTATGACCCCAAAACACCCCAGGCAATAATCAAACGCCTCCCAGTTGAGGCCATGGTGAAAAATGTCGGATGTGACGTCACTCTTGGCCGGCACGAAACATCTGATGTGCTGCTATATGATAAACACATGGCTCGGTGGTTCGCCGGCGTCACATGCCGGACCAACACTGCCAACCAGACAAGATTCGTGTTGAGGAACACGTGTAATGGAACGAAACTGAAGAGAATCACCTACAAGGACGCTACAGGGAGAATCGTTAGTGTTCTGCCCAACCAGGAAGTCGAGTTGGTGGATCAGGGGAGGTTCACTCTCGAACATGTCGAGTTCACTGTTGCGATCGATCTCGGGGACATGAACTCTCAAACATTTCTGCTTGAAGTGAAACCATTAAACGGCGGACCATCCGAGGCAGTGAACACTGGCAGACATGTGAACGGTATTGGAAGTGTACCGGGTGCTTTTGGTGAAGTTGCAAATCTTGAGAGGCATCAGTTCGGCTCGCCTGTGACAGGTCAGAGAAGTGTTCCGTTTCCCCCAGACCAAGTCGCACCCAAGATGGTGTATTCCCAACAGTTAGGGTCATGTCAAGGCCATGTTGCTGGTGTTGGTGACAGAATGGGAGTGGTTCACGCTGGTGGTGCTGGAGTAGGCCATCCTGTTGGTGCTGGTGTAGACAATCCTGTTGATGCTAGAGTAGGCCATCCTGTTGGTGCTGGAGTAGGCCATGGTGTTGGTGCTGGAATTGGCCATGGTGCTGGTGCTTGCATCGGTTATGTAAATAGTGCAGATGCCGATAACCGGAAACTTGCTGGTGTAACTTCCTCTATTCACCCAAACGTTCCCAAATATTACAATGCACCGACCGTGCAGGATCAGTGTCGTTATAGTAACTTCCCAGGTCTTCCTGCGATTCCTCAAACAGGACATGTATATTCTCCGATTGGTATGACACACATGGTGAACTACAGCACGAATACACTACCTCACGACCAACTACTGGAACGAGGGGGTGGAGGTCAGCAGTCTCCATCCCTTGCGTCTGCCCCCTGTCAACATCATGGACAGACAGGCCAGCGAAATTCAGGGATGTCAATGAAGGACTTAGCCAATGTTCTGACCAATACACACGTTGCCAATCAGGCTGTCCAGTCTCCCATGACTACAATAGTAACCACTCCCTCTACTCAGGATGAAAGTCCAGTGTTGTACCCAAGTCCAGTGTATGATGGATTCCGATTTCCACAAGCGCAAACCACGCATACGAACCAAATGAACCACATGAACCCAAACACAGATCTCCGGAATTTACCACGTGGACCTCCTCTAGGGCTCCTCCACCGTACAGGGCCATCAAGCGGTCGGTCTGTCAACCTCCACAGCATTTCGCAAGCGAATGGTCAGTCCGTCAACCTCCACAGCATTTCGCTTGCAAGCGGTCAGTCCGCCAATCTCCACAGCATTTCGCCAGCAAGCGGTCAGTCCGTCAACCTCCATCCAGTAGATATAGCGACTAATGTAGTGACCACACACGCCGTAGCAGAGGTAGGGGAAACTCAAGCGGGATGCAACGGCGTGAACAAGACGTCGCAGAGACAACCAAAAGAACACGAAGATAAGTCCAAATAG